The sequence CCTCGAAGCCCTTGACGAGCTTGCGTCCCTCCAGGACCACGTCGCCCAGGCGCGGGCCCGGCGGGATGTTGATGTCGGCCGTGTCGATCTTGCGGGCCTTGTCGGCCTCGGCCGCCATCTCCTCATAACGGGCCAGGCGCGACTTCGACTTCGTCTGGCGAGCCTTGGCGTTGGAGCGGACCCACTCCAGCTCCTTCTCGAGCATCTTGGCGCGCTTCGCGTCCTTCTGCCCCTCGATCTTGAGTCGGTCCTTCTTCGTCTCGAGGTAGGTGGAGTAGTTGCCCTCGTAGGGGTGGGCCTTGCCCCGGTCGAGCTCGAGGATCCACTCGGCGACGTTGTCGAGGAAGTAGCGGTCGTGAGTGATGGCCAGGACGGCCCCCGGATAGGTCGCCAGGTGGCCCTCGAGCCACTGCACCGACTCGGCGTCGAGGTGGTTGGTGGGCTCGTCGAGCAGGAGCAGGCTGGGCTGCTGCAGCAGCAGCTTGCAGAGCGCCACCCGCCGCCGCTCCCCACCGGAGAGGTTGTCGACGAGGGCGTCAGGCGGGGGCAGCGCAGGGCGTCCATGGCCTGGTCGAGCCGGCTGTCGAGGTCCCAGGCGCTGGCGTGGTCGAGGTCGGTCTGCAGGTCGCCCATCTCGGCCAGCAACGTGTCGAAGTCGGCGTCGGGATCTGCCATCAGCTCGGAGATCTCGTTGTAGCGGTCGAGCTTGCCCTTGATCTCGCCGACGGCCTCCTCGACGTTCTCGAGGACGGTCTTGCCCTCGCTCAGCGGGGGCTCCTGCTGCAGCATGCCGACGGTCGCGTCCGGGTCGAGGATCGCGTCGCCGTTGTTGGCGTGGTCGAGCCCGGCCATGATCTTGAGCAGGGAGGACTTGCCGGTCCCGTTGGGACCGACCACCCCGATCTTCGCACCGTGCAGGAAGGAGAGGGTGACGTTGTCGAGGACGACCTTGTCACCGTGGGCCTTGCGCACGTTGCGCAGGGTAAAGACGTATTCAGCCATGTCCCCGAGCCTACGGGTCAGGGCGACCGCGTAGAGAACCGGCGGACTCCGAGGCGCACATGGCGCTCGCCACAAGCAGGCCTGCCCTCGAGACGGCGATCCGTGGCGTTCACCGGGTGACCGACACGGGCCGCCGTCTCGTGCTCCCGTCCGGCGAGCTGATCGGGTCTCAGGCCGCGTCCACCTCGGCAGCAGGACGAGGCGTGGGCGCGTCCTGGGCGAAGGCAGGTGACTGGCTCAGCGGCGCCATCCACGGGTCGGAGGAGACCGGCTCCTGGCCCAGCTGTCCGGGCTGCGCCTGACCCGACTCCCCACGAACCTGGCGGGTGAAGGCCCCGGTGCCGTGGGTGAGGTCGTGGCCCACCGAGGTCGCCGTGACCACGAGCTGGGTGCTCACGCTGCCGTCCTCCTTCTTCCACACGTCGGCCTCGAGGCGCCCGTGGACCACGACGGGCTCTCCGCGGTTGATCGAGGCGGCGACATGCTCCGCGAGCTTGCGCCAGGCCTTGACCTGATACCAGGTCGTGGTGCCGTCGGACCACTCGTTGTTGCGGAACCTGCGGCTCGTGCTGGCCACGCGGAAGGTCGCCACGCAGGCCCCGCCGGTCACCTCCCGCAGGGAGACTTCGGAGCCGACCCAGCCGGTGAGGGTGATGTAGGTGTCGTTCATCAAAGTGCCTTCCTCGATGTCGAGGACGGCGTGCCCGCCCTCGGCACCCAGAGTGCGGCGACCCACGGACAGCGATCGCACCCGCGTGGGCCGGCTGTGGACGGCCGGGTGGCGGCTGCGGCTGTGGACGCGCAGCGGCCCGGCCGGGCCGGCCAGGGGCTACTTGAGGGCGACCGCGAGAGCGCTGCGCATCGAGGCGTATGCCGACAGCTCGGTCTCGATCGGCTCGATGACCAGCTCGCCGGAGACCTCGGCGATCGCCGCTCGCAGCCTCTTGTTGGCGGCAGCCGCGCGCCGACGCGCCGTCAGGCCGACCAGCACCCGGCAGACGAGGGCGAGCAGGATCCCGAGCAGGATCCCGCCGAGGAACAGCAGGGTCGGCAGAGCGAACCCCCAGACCTCGGGGGTCGGGGGTTCGGGCAGGCGGGCGTAGGAGCCGAACGCCAGCAACGCCAGCCACAGCCCGCCCACGATGGCAGCCATGATCAGCAGCCACTGCAGGACCCGCACCAGCCCGGCCCACACCGGGATCCGCTCGGCGCCGAGGTCGGTCGAGGCGACAGCCCGGTCGAGGCGGTCACCGAGGTCGGTCAACCGCGACGTGGAAGCACGACGGACGGCCGTCGCCCACGGCTGGGCCAGGTCGTCGGAGAGATGGTCGGCAAAAGCGCGCACCTCGGTGTCGACCCGCGCGCGCTGGACCCCAGAGGCCTTCGGCACCGAGGTGCGGGCGGTGCCGGTGAGCTGCTTGCCGGCGGCGCCGAGGTCGAGGTGGAGTCGCTTGAGCGGGTCGGGCTTGAGCTTGGACAGCCAGGCGGTGACCGGCCAGCCAGTGGCGCGGTTGGCCCGGATCCGGGTCGAGTCCTCCACGGCCTTCACGACGGTGGGCACGCCCCGGCGTCAGCGAAGGCGTCGTTGAGAGCCGCGACCCGCTCACGCGACATGGACGGCACCGGGGCGGTTCCGGACGCCGACTGGATCCGCTCAGCGGCGGCGCGGACGTCGGCCGCGAGCCGGCTCCTGGTGGCCTTCTTCTCCGCGACTCGCTTGGCGATCTGCTTGCGCAGCTCCGGGATCCCCCAGCCGTGACGCGCACTGACGCCCAGCACCGGCACC comes from Nocardioides piscis and encodes:
- a CDS encoding single-stranded DNA-binding protein, which encodes MGRRTLGAEGGHAVLDIEEGTLMNDTYITLTGWVGSEVSLREVTGGACVATFRVASTSRRFRNNEWSDGTTTWYQVKAWRKLAEHVAASINRGEPVVVHGRLEADVWKKEDGSVSTQLVVTATSVGHDLTHGTGAFTRQVRGESGQAQPGQLGQEPVSSDPWMAPLSQSPAFAQDAPTPRPAAEVDAA